From the genome of Castor canadensis chromosome 18, mCasCan1.hap1v2, whole genome shotgun sequence:
acaaaataaatcacaCCTTTAACTCCCTGTGACTTCCCGGCTGATCTCACCTAAAATGATCCCCTCCCCTTTGAACGTCCCATCAGCCATGTGTGTTTGTTGAAGGTTTGACAGCTGATAGCAAAACCTAAGTAGTCTTTCCCTGCAGGTTCACAACTTCCAGCCCCAAGCAATTCCCAGAAAGTTCTGCAAACAGTAAAGAGACCATAATAAGGGTACCATCCTCAATGGGAACACTTCTCGCTTTCTTTTCCGGTTCCCTAACCAGGCATTgttgttacttttcttttttttttctttcttttttcttctgggtgctcgggttgaattcagggcctcaagagCCACATcctgttctttttgctttgtttgtttttcagataggatctccagCTTTCGCCCTGGCAGGTCTCAGGTCACCATTCTTTtgtctccacctccaaagtagctgggaccaAAGGCAAGCACCAccacccacatttttttttttttttttgatacagggtcttgataacttttgcccaggctggacttgaaccatgatcctctcatctCTGACTCtctcacagctgggattacaggtatgcacaacCACACCTGGCCCCTTATTGTTACTCTTCACAGATGAATTAAAATAGGGCCCAGTCAGATCCAATCAGGGCCCTGCAGAGGCAGAGCCAGGCCTGGAAATCAGTTCTTGGTTTGAATgtcaccctatctccaaattctCTAAATTCCATTCTCATAACCCCATTTGCCTGGGATGCCCCTAGGTATCTAAGGTCAGctcaaacaaaacagaacttcagATTATTCCTGTGGATTTTAAGtcccttatttcatttttattagcttgtTCTGTCTGCCCTTCGTCCCAAAATACATCCTAAATCTGATCACTACTCTAATCCACACTTGAATCTAAATCTCCAACCTCCCTCATCTGATCCATGTCAATACATCCCCTCTTCTCCACTCCATCCTCCAGAGAACAGCCAGAATGAtgacattaaaatgtaaattagatCTTGTCACATCCCTGCTTAAAACCCTTCAGCGGCTTCCTAGTGCACTTAAATAAGACTCTTTACCGTGGCTTACAAGGCCAAGCTTTGAGCTGACCCTGGctcacctcttcctcctcccctgtcCACTCTACTCTCCTTCAACCATCCCAGGACTGCAGTGGCCTCACAGAGCCTTTGTCACCAACGTTTCCTGTGTGACCCGCGACTGTAATAATCATCCAGATCTCCAGTGAGTGTCACCCAGGCTAACTCGGCACCATCACGGCCTCCCCAAGCATCCGGTCTTCGGTTCTACAAAGCACTACTCATTTGTTTGTAGAAGCATCAGGACCTCCCCCTCCGCCCATTCCCAGTAGACTCGGGGCTCCAGGACAGCAGGGACTTCGCAGCTGCTGGGACCCAGAAAACATCTGTAGAACGGCCCCGACTCCAAAGCCCAAagttccatctattccaaagcaAGGGAAGAAGTCACGCCAGGTCGCCCGCCTCCAGGCTCAGGTTCTTGGCTTCGAAGCCTGGGGGGGCCCGGGACGGGAAGCACGTGCAGAACCGTCCCTTCCCCCCCCAGGCGGTTTTGAAGCGTCAGGCCTGGGACTCAAGTTCAGCCATTTCTAGACGTGTCCTATGGTAGGCTGAAAAAAGTAGGCGGAGAGTCGAGCCGGAGTCCCGAAAGCCCAAATTCCCTCGGTCTTATACCCACTCCCCAACTCAGAAAGTGGCAGGTCGCGCGGATTTAGAGCGAAGAGCCCACGTCTTCCTGTGTAGGGACAGAGACCAGAGCTCGCCCCTCCACGTCCCGCCAAAGAACATACCTGACTCGGCGGGGCCCGACGGCTCCCGGCTCCTCCTCTTGCGCCCTCGCTCCGCGCACTGCCTGCTGGGATTCGTAGTCCTTCCTCGCGTGTCAGCTTGCTCTTCAAAGAGCTTCAGGAAGCTAAATCGAGAGAGCTCAGGGGGAGAGTGGGAAGTGCGTGGGCTTCTGGGAGTTGTAGTTTTAAATATTCAAACAGCAGGCGATCATTGGAAAGAAAAACTGGATAATAAATCTTATCAAATTTGCGATGTGAAGCTAGGAATCttatgataggtttttttcttctatgcAGGTTAGTGGTTACCTCTGTGGTTCAAAACAAGCCCAGAGAGCTGAAGAACTACAAATCCCATCAAGCATTGCACGACGAGGCCTTATGGGAACGACGTCGGCCTCGGCGCATGCGCGGTGGCGCGAGTCCGGCAGCGAGGAAACATGGCGGCCCCTACTCTTACTGCAAGATTGTATTCCCTGCTGTTCCGCAGGACTTCCACCTTCGCCCTCACCATCGCTGTGGGCGCTCTGTTCTTCGAGCGTGCTTTT
Proteins encoded in this window:
- the Uqcr10 gene encoding cytochrome b-c1 complex subunit 9 — encoded protein: MAAPTLTARLYSLLFRRTSTFALTIAVGALFFERAFDQGADAIYDHINEGKLWKHIKHKYENKE